One stretch of Nocardia mangyaensis DNA includes these proteins:
- a CDS encoding TetR/AcrR family transcriptional regulator: MPRKRPTQERSKRKFDALLQSSRELLVEVGFESFTCEEVAQRAEVPIGTLYQFFANKYVIVCELNRQDLVAVSRELADFHGEVPSLDWLRHMNQFVDHLANLWTTDPSRREVWLAMQSTPSTRATGALHEKEFAEVVSQMLRPLTPRTPRARRTMMAEVLVHVVYSMLNFSVQDEQSNADAVAELKRLMVAYLLVAEKESRA; the protein is encoded by the coding sequence ATGCCGCGCAAGCGGCCCACCCAGGAGCGCAGCAAGCGCAAGTTCGACGCGCTCCTGCAGTCCTCCCGGGAACTGCTGGTCGAAGTGGGTTTCGAATCGTTCACCTGCGAAGAGGTCGCGCAGCGCGCGGAGGTGCCGATCGGCACCCTCTACCAGTTCTTCGCCAACAAGTACGTCATCGTCTGCGAGCTCAATCGCCAGGACCTGGTCGCGGTCTCGCGCGAGCTGGCCGACTTCCACGGCGAGGTCCCCTCGCTGGACTGGCTGCGGCACATGAACCAGTTCGTCGACCACCTGGCCAATCTGTGGACCACCGACCCCTCGCGACGCGAGGTGTGGCTGGCCATGCAGTCCACCCCGTCCACCCGGGCCACGGGTGCGTTGCACGAGAAGGAATTCGCCGAGGTGGTCTCGCAGATGCTGCGACCACTGACTCCGCGCACCCCGCGCGCCCGGCGCACCATGATGGCCGAGGTGCTCGTGCACGTGGTTTATTCGATGCTGAATTTCTCGGTGCAGGACGAACAGTCCAATGCCGATGCCGTCGCCGAGCTCAAGCGACTGATGGTCGCGTATCTGCTTGTCGCGGAAAAGGAATCGCGAGCCTGA
- a CDS encoding type I polyketide synthase — translation MTINESTEMGTAKESGRAQASGVRVSLLEQLHNGAGYALAFGGQGAQWLRELEEIGRDSALEPELTALVHEAAALIEPVATQLLMVRPGGFDPMGWVLESELDEPEEPSSAPADAVLRSAAVSMPGVLLAQLAATKALRLQGLDLIEHPPVAVIGHSQGLFAAAAVEAAGARDAELLAIAQLVGAAAGLIARRRGLMPVGERSPMVAVSNIDPEQLRAIVAEVAEGVDPAIAAVVSIRNGRRRVVLSGAPAQIDRVRTRCAQLHDEQTRERESKARGGAVFAPVFEDIVVDVAFHHPALAETVDLVAGWARQCDLDAEFAAAITQQVLVDPIDWVTTVDAVVDLGAQWILDLGPGDLLSRVTGGSLKGTGVGVIAAATRAGQRSLLTPGAAPEPSTPWSAFAPKPVRLPNGRIVVETAFTKLTGRSPILLAGMTPTTVDAKIVAAAANAGHWAELAGGGQVTEQIFADRMTELRQLLQPGRAVQFNSLFLDPYLWKLQLGGKRLVQKARAAGAPIDGVIVTAGIPELDEAVALIGELAEAGISHVAFKPGTVAQIRAVLRIADEVPDYPVIMHIEGGKAGGHHSWEDLDDLLLATYAQLRSHANVVVCVGGGIGTPERATDYLTGTWSTAHGYPEMPLDGVLVGTAAMATLEATTAPEVKQLLVDTPGTPDWVGAGTASGGMASGRSQLGADIHEIDNAASRTGRLLDEVAGDAEAVAARRAEIIAALDATAKPYFGDVATMTYQQWLERYVSLAVSSDVPISFDCGSDIGDAIRDATRSDWLDISWRDRFAEMMRRTESRLHPVDSGEIHTFFPDDEAFEHPVEALCTLKKHYPAVADTVLHPADVPFFVALCKTPGKPVNFVPVVDADVRRWWRSDSLWQAHDPRYSADQVCIIPGTVAVAGITRVDEPVGELLDRFEQDTAYSLVRAGVVPAPVDARRVAGLVTGPIDTVLAAPDVQWAGRTTVNPVHRLGDATEWIVEQGSAVHRSTGATLTETDGPEAEFSYVELAVPLLGRDSVKVRITVPTSVYSGGAPVITEADAEGAMSALLGVAAGQELPEVKGGAAHVNLAWTPDLVADHAGVTGSGLPDSLSTLGRTAPDVLVGACWPAVFAVLGAARAPHGGSVIEGMLDLVHLDHQIELLNELPSETSILVVRAESGTVVDTEMGRVVEVTVTVGLILDQGLAPAPLARLVERFAIRGRNGAAELTDPPRAAGAVSAEATDTPRRRRRDVTMAAPRAMHAFAAVSGDHNPIHTCEAAAKLAGLGSPIVHGMWLSAAAQHAVVAVDPESSVPARTLTAWTTRFLGMVRPGATVDVRVERIAVDAGSEIVEVSCRVDGDLVMTATGRTAAPKTVYAFPGQGIQRKGMGLDALTRSKAAKRVWERADAHTREALGFSILAVVRDNPTYLKARGVEHRHPDGVLHLTQFTQVAMATLGVAQVAELREAGAFVEGAMLAGHSVGEYNALAAVAGVLPLEAVLEVVFQRGSAMHELVPRDAQGRSDYRMAAIRPSQIGLPDAEVIDFVTGIGEATGEFLEVVNLNLRGSQYAIAGTVAGLEALETEIDRRRAEFGGKRAFILVPGIDVPFHSSVLRDGVPEFRHKLEQLLPTEVDPAVLVGRYIPNLVPRPFSLDREFLTEIAALVPSEPLRAVLAEFDAWAERDAELCRVVLIELLAWQFASPVRWIETQDLLFTDTAHGGLGVERFVEIGLGATPTVANLATQTLKLPGFGGATVEVVNVERDAAVVYATDTDPAPVDDIEETPAETQAAPAAAAAPVAAAPVATGGPRPDDIAFTAADATRVLIALWTKLRMDQIGPVDTIEGLCDGVSSRRNQLLVDLGAELSLGAIDGAADADMGALAATVERLARTYKPFGSVLNDAIGDHLRKVFGPSGKRPAAIADRVKKTWELGDGWASHVTAEVSLGTREGASVRGGDLGGLAGGALSDAASVDAAIDAAVQSVAARRGVAVSLPSTGGASGGTVDAAALGEFTEQITGRDGVLATAARVVLEQLGLSEQVSAPEATPDTLVDLVSAELGTDWPRLVAPAFDARKAVLIDDRWATAREDLATMWLGDDATTAEQPITGYLGAGEAVAAQANWWRQRAMHEARSVLAGMYARIAEAALDTTEPGLWSDDIAVITGASKGSIAAAVTGRLLAGGATVVVTTSGLNDDRLRFYRSLYRDNARHGAALWVVPANMASYQDLDALIDWVGTEQVDNAGGAKIKVKDAMTPTLLLPFAAPRVAGDLADAGARAEMEMRVLLWSVERLIGGLSALGADHDVDAKLHVVLPGSPNRGLFGGDGAYGEAKAALDAVVAKWRAEKSWAARVTLVHALIGWVRGTGLMGHNDPMVEAVEAAGVHTWSTTEMADELLKWCTSRARQVTVTSPQQIDLTGGLARAKLDLPALAKQAQEAKEAASEEKAATSATIAALPAPPTMSSALPVPEWGEVTADLTDMVVIVGAGELGPYGSARTRFEMEVEDQLSAAGVLELAWTTGLVRWENEPKPGWYDTESGDFVPEADVAQRYHDTVVERCGVRRYEDDGAMADNAGPLLTSVFLDQDLSFTVAGEAEARAFHSADPEHTVITPVEGSGDWTVTRKAGTEIRVPRKAKLSRVVGGQIPTGWDPTIWGVSADMAASIDRVALWNIVCTVDAFVSAGFSPDELMSWVHPSLVANTQGTGMGGMSSMRSLYVDNLLGEPRPNDILQEALPNVALAHVVQAYVGSYGAMVHPVAACATAAVSVEEAVDKIRLGKAEVVVAGGFDDLGIEGIVGFGDMSATADSAAMRAKGISDRYFSRANDRRRGGFVESQGGGTVLLARGDVAVEMGLPVLGVLAFAQSFADGVHTSIPAPGLGALGAGRGGSESRLAGELRKLGVTADDIAVISKHDTSTAANDPNESELHERLAGALGRTEGAPLFVVSQKSLTGHAKGGAAAFQLIGLCQVLENGVIPPNRSLDCVDEKMADYPHLVWAREPLRFGEKFALKAGLVTSLGFGHVSGLLAVVHPQAFLAAIDPAARAEYQERAQARQLAGRQRFAEAMCGGTALYEKPADRRLGAEGTPAKQIRQLEADVLLSPTARLDGDGRYRADGWGCGAGQLGSAPRSGEAS, via the coding sequence TTGACGATCAACGAGAGCACCGAGATGGGCACCGCGAAAGAGAGTGGTCGTGCGCAGGCGTCGGGTGTCCGGGTGTCGCTGCTCGAGCAGCTGCACAACGGGGCGGGATACGCGTTGGCGTTCGGTGGGCAGGGTGCGCAGTGGCTGCGTGAGCTCGAGGAGATCGGCCGCGACAGCGCGCTCGAGCCCGAGCTGACCGCGCTGGTGCACGAGGCCGCAGCCCTCATCGAGCCGGTTGCGACACAGTTGCTGATGGTCCGGCCCGGCGGTTTCGACCCGATGGGCTGGGTCCTCGAGAGCGAGCTGGACGAACCGGAGGAGCCGTCGTCGGCCCCCGCCGACGCGGTACTGCGGTCGGCGGCGGTGTCGATGCCCGGTGTGCTGCTGGCTCAGCTGGCCGCCACGAAGGCGCTGCGGCTGCAGGGGCTCGACCTGATCGAACACCCGCCGGTCGCCGTCATCGGGCATTCGCAGGGGCTGTTCGCCGCCGCCGCGGTCGAGGCCGCCGGCGCGCGCGACGCCGAGCTGCTGGCCATCGCCCAGCTCGTCGGCGCTGCTGCGGGTCTTATCGCGCGCAGGCGCGGGCTGATGCCGGTGGGCGAGCGCTCGCCGATGGTCGCGGTCTCCAATATCGATCCCGAGCAGTTGCGCGCGATCGTGGCCGAGGTGGCCGAGGGTGTGGACCCCGCGATCGCGGCGGTGGTGTCGATCCGCAACGGTCGTCGCCGGGTCGTGCTGTCGGGCGCCCCCGCGCAGATCGATCGGGTGCGCACGCGTTGCGCTCAGCTGCACGACGAGCAGACCAGGGAGCGGGAGAGCAAGGCACGCGGTGGCGCGGTGTTCGCGCCTGTCTTCGAGGACATCGTCGTCGACGTCGCCTTCCACCATCCGGCGCTGGCCGAGACCGTCGACCTGGTCGCGGGCTGGGCGCGGCAGTGTGACCTCGACGCCGAGTTCGCCGCCGCGATCACCCAGCAGGTGCTGGTCGACCCGATCGACTGGGTCACCACCGTGGACGCCGTCGTCGACTTGGGCGCACAGTGGATTCTCGATCTCGGCCCCGGCGACCTGCTCTCCCGGGTGACCGGTGGTTCGCTCAAGGGCACCGGCGTCGGCGTGATCGCCGCCGCCACCCGCGCCGGGCAGCGCAGCCTGCTCACCCCGGGCGCGGCTCCCGAGCCGTCCACCCCGTGGTCGGCGTTCGCGCCCAAGCCGGTGCGGCTGCCCAACGGGCGGATCGTCGTGGAGACCGCCTTCACCAAGCTCACCGGTCGCTCGCCCATCCTGCTCGCGGGCATGACGCCGACCACCGTCGACGCGAAAATCGTTGCCGCCGCGGCCAATGCGGGCCACTGGGCCGAGCTGGCCGGTGGCGGTCAGGTGACCGAGCAGATCTTCGCCGACCGGATGACCGAACTGCGCCAGCTGCTGCAGCCGGGTCGCGCGGTGCAGTTCAACTCGCTGTTCCTCGACCCCTACCTGTGGAAGTTGCAGCTGGGCGGCAAGCGCCTGGTGCAGAAGGCGCGCGCTGCGGGTGCGCCGATCGACGGCGTGATCGTCACCGCGGGTATCCCCGAACTCGACGAGGCCGTCGCGCTGATCGGTGAACTGGCCGAGGCCGGGATCAGCCATGTGGCGTTCAAGCCGGGCACCGTCGCCCAGATCCGCGCGGTGCTGCGCATTGCCGACGAGGTCCCGGACTACCCGGTGATCATGCACATCGAGGGCGGCAAGGCCGGCGGTCACCACTCCTGGGAAGACCTCGACGACCTGCTGCTGGCCACCTACGCCCAGCTGCGCAGCCACGCGAACGTGGTGGTCTGCGTCGGCGGCGGCATCGGCACCCCCGAGCGCGCCACCGACTACCTCACCGGCACCTGGTCCACCGCCCATGGCTACCCGGAGATGCCGCTGGACGGCGTGCTCGTCGGCACCGCCGCCATGGCGACGCTCGAGGCGACCACCGCGCCCGAGGTCAAGCAGCTGCTCGTCGACACCCCCGGCACCCCCGACTGGGTCGGTGCGGGCACCGCCAGCGGCGGCATGGCCTCGGGCCGCAGCCAGCTCGGCGCCGACATCCACGAGATCGACAACGCCGCCTCGCGGACCGGCCGCCTGCTCGACGAGGTCGCCGGTGACGCCGAGGCCGTGGCGGCCCGCCGCGCCGAGATCATCGCCGCGCTCGACGCCACCGCCAAGCCCTACTTCGGCGACGTCGCCACCATGACCTACCAGCAGTGGCTGGAACGCTATGTCTCCCTCGCGGTTTCCAGCGACGTGCCGATCTCCTTCGACTGCGGCAGCGACATCGGCGACGCGATCCGCGACGCCACCCGCTCGGACTGGCTCGACATCAGCTGGCGCGACCGGTTCGCGGAGATGATGCGGCGCACCGAATCCCGGCTGCACCCGGTCGACAGCGGCGAGATCCACACCTTCTTCCCCGACGACGAGGCGTTCGAGCATCCGGTCGAGGCGCTGTGCACGCTCAAGAAGCACTACCCGGCCGTCGCCGACACCGTGCTGCACCCGGCCGACGTGCCGTTCTTCGTCGCGCTGTGCAAGACCCCCGGCAAGCCGGTGAACTTCGTGCCCGTCGTCGACGCCGACGTGCGGCGCTGGTGGCGCTCGGATTCGCTGTGGCAGGCCCATGATCCGCGCTACTCGGCCGATCAGGTGTGCATCATTCCCGGCACCGTCGCGGTCGCGGGCATCACCCGGGTCGACGAGCCGGTCGGCGAACTGCTCGACCGCTTCGAGCAGGACACCGCCTACAGCCTGGTCCGCGCGGGCGTCGTCCCGGCGCCGGTGGACGCGCGCCGGGTCGCGGGGCTGGTCACCGGTCCGATCGACACCGTGCTCGCCGCCCCCGATGTGCAGTGGGCCGGACGCACCACCGTCAACCCGGTGCACCGCCTCGGCGATGCCACCGAGTGGATCGTCGAGCAGGGGAGCGCGGTGCACCGGAGCACCGGCGCCACCCTCACCGAAACCGACGGTCCCGAAGCCGAATTCAGCTATGTGGAACTGGCCGTGCCGCTGCTGGGCCGGGATTCTGTGAAGGTCCGGATCACCGTGCCGACCAGTGTGTACTCCGGTGGCGCTCCGGTGATCACCGAGGCCGATGCCGAGGGCGCCATGTCGGCGCTGCTCGGGGTGGCCGCCGGGCAGGAACTGCCCGAGGTGAAGGGCGGTGCGGCGCACGTCAATCTGGCCTGGACTCCGGATCTGGTCGCCGACCACGCCGGGGTCACCGGTTCCGGTCTGCCCGACTCGCTGAGTACCCTCGGTCGCACCGCGCCCGACGTCCTGGTCGGCGCCTGCTGGCCCGCGGTGTTCGCGGTGCTCGGCGCGGCGCGTGCCCCGCACGGCGGCTCGGTGATCGAGGGCATGCTCGACCTGGTCCACCTGGACCACCAGATCGAGCTGTTGAACGAATTGCCCTCCGAAACCAGCATTCTCGTGGTTCGTGCCGAGAGCGGCACGGTGGTCGACACCGAGATGGGCCGCGTCGTCGAGGTGACCGTGACGGTCGGCCTGATTCTCGATCAGGGTCTCGCCCCCGCTCCGCTGGCCCGGCTCGTCGAGCGCTTCGCCATCCGCGGGCGCAACGGCGCCGCCGAGCTCACCGATCCGCCGCGCGCGGCCGGTGCGGTCTCGGCCGAGGCCACCGACACCCCGCGCCGCCGTCGTCGCGACGTCACCATGGCCGCCCCGCGCGCCATGCACGCCTTCGCCGCGGTCTCCGGTGACCACAACCCGATCCACACCTGCGAGGCCGCCGCCAAGCTGGCCGGCCTGGGCAGCCCGATCGTGCACGGCATGTGGCTCTCGGCCGCCGCTCAGCACGCCGTGGTCGCGGTGGATCCCGAAAGCTCCGTTCCCGCACGCACTCTCACCGCCTGGACCACCCGGTTCCTCGGCATGGTCCGCCCCGGCGCGACCGTGGACGTGCGGGTGGAGCGGATCGCGGTGGACGCGGGCAGTGAGATCGTCGAGGTCTCCTGCCGGGTCGACGGTGACCTGGTCATGACCGCGACCGGGCGCACCGCCGCCCCGAAGACCGTGTACGCCTTCCCGGGACAGGGCATCCAGCGCAAGGGGATGGGCCTGGACGCGCTGACCCGCTCGAAGGCGGCCAAGCGAGTGTGGGAGCGTGCTGACGCGCATACCCGTGAGGCTCTCGGTTTCTCCATCCTGGCGGTGGTGCGCGACAATCCGACCTACCTCAAGGCGCGCGGCGTCGAACACCGGCACCCCGACGGCGTGCTGCACCTGACCCAGTTCACCCAGGTCGCCATGGCCACTCTCGGCGTCGCCCAGGTCGCCGAGCTGCGCGAGGCCGGTGCGTTCGTCGAGGGCGCGATGCTGGCCGGGCACTCGGTCGGTGAGTACAACGCCCTGGCCGCCGTCGCCGGTGTGCTGCCGCTGGAAGCCGTGCTCGAGGTGGTGTTCCAGCGTGGTTCGGCCATGCACGAGCTGGTCCCGCGTGATGCGCAGGGCCGCAGCGACTACCGGATGGCCGCCATCCGCCCCTCGCAGATCGGGCTGCCCGACGCCGAGGTCATCGACTTCGTCACCGGCATCGGCGAGGCGACCGGCGAATTCCTCGAGGTCGTGAACCTGAACCTGCGCGGCTCGCAGTACGCCATCGCGGGCACCGTCGCCGGACTCGAGGCGTTGGAGACCGAGATCGACCGTCGCCGTGCCGAATTCGGTGGCAAGCGGGCCTTCATCCTGGTGCCCGGCATCGATGTGCCGTTCCACTCCTCGGTGCTGCGCGACGGCGTCCCGGAGTTCCGGCACAAGCTCGAGCAGCTGCTGCCCACCGAGGTGGACCCGGCGGTGCTCGTCGGCCGCTACATCCCGAACCTGGTGCCGCGCCCGTTCTCGCTGGATCGTGAATTCCTCACCGAGATCGCCGCACTCGTGCCCTCGGAGCCGCTGCGCGCGGTACTGGCCGAGTTCGACGCCTGGGCCGAGCGTGACGCGGAACTGTGCCGGGTGGTGCTGATCGAGCTGCTGGCCTGGCAGTTCGCCAGCCCGGTGCGCTGGATCGAGACCCAGGACCTGCTGTTCACCGACACCGCGCACGGTGGACTCGGCGTGGAGCGCTTCGTCGAGATCGGCCTCGGCGCGACCCCGACGGTGGCGAACCTGGCGACCCAGACGCTCAAGCTGCCCGGCTTCGGCGGGGCCACGGTCGAGGTGGTGAACGTCGAACGCGACGCCGCGGTCGTCTACGCCACCGACACCGATCCCGCACCGGTCGACGACATCGAGGAGACCCCCGCCGAGACGCAGGCCGCGCCCGCCGCGGCGGCGGCCCCCGTCGCGGCGGCCCCGGTCGCCACCGGCGGGCCCCGTCCCGACGACATCGCCTTCACCGCCGCCGACGCCACCCGCGTGCTCATCGCGCTGTGGACCAAGCTGCGGATGGACCAGATCGGTCCGGTCGACACCATCGAGGGCCTCTGCGACGGCGTGTCCTCGCGCCGCAACCAGCTGCTCGTCGACCTCGGTGCCGAACTGTCCCTCGGCGCCATCGACGGCGCGGCCGATGCCGACATGGGCGCCCTCGCGGCCACCGTCGAGCGTCTGGCCCGCACCTACAAGCCCTTCGGCTCGGTGCTCAACGATGCCATCGGCGACCACCTGCGCAAGGTCTTCGGCCCCTCCGGCAAGCGGCCCGCCGCCATCGCCGACCGGGTCAAGAAGACCTGGGAACTCGGCGACGGCTGGGCCAGCCACGTCACCGCCGAGGTCTCCCTCGGCACCCGCGAAGGCGCCAGCGTGCGTGGCGGCGACCTCGGCGGACTCGCCGGGGGCGCACTGAGCGACGCTGCCTCGGTCGACGCGGCCATCGACGCCGCTGTGCAGTCGGTGGCGGCCCGGCGTGGGGTCGCGGTCTCGCTGCCCTCGACCGGCGGCGCGTCCGGCGGCACCGTGGACGCCGCCGCACTGGGCGAGTTCACCGAGCAGATCACCGGACGCGACGGCGTGCTCGCCACCGCGGCCCGGGTCGTGCTCGAACAGCTCGGCCTCAGCGAGCAGGTCAGCGCGCCCGAGGCGACGCCGGACACCCTCGTCGACCTCGTCTCGGCCGAACTCGGCACCGACTGGCCGCGCCTGGTCGCCCCCGCGTTCGACGCCCGCAAGGCCGTCCTCATCGACGACCGCTGGGCCACCGCCCGCGAGGACCTCGCCACAATGTGGCTCGGCGACGACGCCACCACCGCCGAGCAGCCGATCACCGGCTACCTCGGTGCCGGGGAAGCCGTCGCCGCGCAGGCGAACTGGTGGCGTCAGCGGGCCATGCACGAGGCCCGCTCGGTGCTGGCCGGGATGTACGCCCGGATCGCCGAAGCCGCCCTCGACACCACCGAGCCCGGCCTGTGGTCCGACGACATCGCCGTGATCACCGGCGCGAGCAAGGGTTCCATCGCCGCCGCGGTGACCGGCAGACTGCTCGCCGGCGGCGCCACCGTGGTGGTGACCACCTCCGGTCTCAACGACGACCGGCTGCGCTTCTACCGTTCGCTGTACCGCGACAACGCCCGCCACGGCGCGGCGCTGTGGGTGGTCCCGGCGAACATGGCCTCCTACCAGGACCTGGACGCGCTGATCGACTGGGTCGGCACCGAACAGGTCGACAACGCGGGCGGCGCCAAGATCAAGGTCAAGGACGCGATGACCCCGACGCTGCTGCTGCCGTTCGCGGCACCGCGCGTCGCCGGTGATCTCGCCGACGCCGGTGCCCGCGCCGAAATGGAGATGCGGGTCCTGCTGTGGTCGGTGGAGCGGTTGATCGGCGGTCTGTCCGCCCTCGGCGCCGACCACGACGTGGACGCGAAACTGCATGTGGTACTGCCGGGTTCGCCCAACCGCGGCCTGTTCGGCGGCGACGGTGCCTACGGCGAGGCCAAGGCCGCGCTCGACGCCGTGGTCGCGAAGTGGCGGGCCGAGAAGTCCTGGGCCGCCCGGGTGACGCTGGTGCACGCGCTGATCGGCTGGGTGCGCGGCACCGGGCTGATGGGCCACAACGACCCGATGGTCGAGGCCGTGGAAGCGGCCGGTGTGCACACCTGGTCGACCACCGAGATGGCCGACGAGCTGCTCAAGTGGTGCACCTCGCGGGCCCGTCAGGTGACCGTCACCAGCCCGCAGCAGATCGACCTCACCGGTGGGCTCGCCCGCGCCAAGCTCGACCTGCCGGCCCTGGCCAAGCAGGCGCAGGAGGCCAAGGAAGCAGCGAGCGAAGAGAAGGCCGCCACGTCCGCGACCATCGCCGCGCTGCCCGCGCCGCCGACGATGAGTTCGGCACTGCCCGTGCCGGAATGGGGCGAGGTCACCGCCGACCTGACCGACATGGTCGTCATCGTCGGCGCCGGTGAACTCGGCCCGTACGGCTCCGCGCGCACCCGCTTCGAGATGGAGGTCGAAGACCAGCTCTCCGCCGCGGGCGTGCTCGAGCTGGCCTGGACGACCGGGCTGGTCCGCTGGGAGAACGAGCCCAAGCCGGGCTGGTACGACACCGAATCCGGCGACTTCGTGCCGGAAGCCGACGTGGCGCAGCGCTACCACGACACCGTCGTGGAACGCTGCGGCGTGCGCCGCTACGAGGACGACGGCGCCATGGCCGACAACGCGGGACCGCTGCTCACCTCGGTCTTCCTCGACCAGGACCTGTCGTTCACCGTCGCCGGTGAGGCCGAGGCACGCGCCTTCCACAGCGCCGATCCCGAGCACACGGTGATCACCCCGGTCGAGGGTTCCGGCGACTGGACGGTCACCCGCAAGGCGGGCACCGAGATCCGGGTGCCGCGCAAGGCCAAGCTCTCCCGCGTCGTCGGCGGTCAGATCCCCACCGGCTGGGACCCCACCATCTGGGGCGTCTCCGCCGACATGGCGGCCTCGATCGACCGGGTCGCGCTGTGGAACATCGTCTGCACGGTCGACGCGTTCGTCAGCGCGGGCTTCAGCCCCGACGAGCTGATGAGCTGGGTGCACCCGAGCCTGGTGGCCAACACCCAGGGCACCGGCATGGGCGGCATGTCCTCGATGCGCTCGCTCTACGTCGACAACCTGCTCGGCGAGCCGCGCCCGAACGACATCCTGCAGGAGGCGCTGCCCAACGTGGCGCTCGCGCACGTCGTGCAGGCCTACGTCGGTAGCTACGGCGCCATGGTGCATCCGGTCGCGGCCTGCGCCACGGCCGCGGTCTCGGTGGAGGAAGCCGTCGACAAGATCCGGCTCGGCAAGGCCGAGGTCGTGGTCGCCGGCGGTTTCGACGATCTCGGTATCGAGGGCATCGTCGGCTTCGGTGACATGTCGGCCACCGCCGACTCGGCGGCCATGCGCGCCAAGGGCATCAGCGACCGCTACTTCTCCCGCGCCAACGATCGCCGCCGCGGCGGCTTCGTCGAATCGCAGGGCGGTGGCACCGTGCTGCTGGCACGCGGTGACGTGGCGGTGGAGATGGGCCTGCCGGTACTCGGTGTGCTCGCCTTCGCCCAGTCCTTCGCCGACGGCGTGCACACCTCCATCCCGGCACCGGGTCTCGGCGCGCTGGGCGCGGGTCGCGGTGGCAGCGAATCACGGCTGGCGGGCGAACTGCGCAAGCTCGGCGTCACCGCCGACGACATCGCGGTGATCTCCAAGCACGACACCTCCACCGCCGCCAACGATCCCAACGAGTCGGAGCTGCACGAGCGGCTCGCGGGCGCGCTGGGCCGCACCGAGGGCGCCCCGCTGTTCGTGGTCTCGCAGAAGAGCCTCACCGGCCATGCCAAGGGTGGCGCGGCGGCCTTCCAGCTCATCGGCCTGTGCCAGGTGCTGGAGAACGGGGTGATCCCGCCGAACCGGAGCCTGGACTGCGTCGACGAGAAGATGGCCGACTACCCGCACCTGGTGTGGGCGCGCGAGCCGCTGCGCTTCGGCGAGAAGTTCGCGCTCAAGGCGGGTCTGGTGACCTCGCTCGGCTTCGGGCACGTGTCCGGTCTGCTCGCGGTGGTCCATCCGCAGGCGTTCCTGGCCGCGATCGACCCCGCCGCGCGCGCGGAGTACCAGGAGCGGGCACAGGCGCGTCAGCTCGCGGGCAGGCAGCGTTTCGCCGAGGCCATGTGCGGTGGCACGGCGCTGTACGAGAAGCCCGCGGATCGGCGCCTCGGCGCCGAAGGCACCCCGGCCAAGCAGATTCGTCAGCTCGAAGCCGACGTGCTGCTCTCGCCGACGGCCCGGCTCGACGGCGACGGTCGCTACCGTGCCGACGGATGGGGTTGCGGCGCAGGACAGCTCGGTTCGGCTCCGCGTTCCGGCGAAGCGTCGTAG
- a CDS encoding holo-ACP synthase, producing MTILGIGLDLVTISEFAEQLQRPGTTMLRESFTAGERRYCQSKGTDPARSYAARWAAKEAVLKAWATSRFARSPQIGDNPYPLIEVVNDAWGRPSIKLHGLAAEFLPRVRVHLSLTHDGDTAAAMVVLEDPGELADLIEGRVGPGERNT from the coding sequence GTGACGATTCTCGGTATCGGCTTGGACCTGGTGACCATCTCCGAGTTCGCCGAACAGCTGCAACGGCCGGGTACGACCATGCTCAGGGAGAGCTTCACCGCTGGTGAACGCCGCTACTGCCAGAGCAAAGGCACCGACCCGGCCCGCAGCTACGCCGCCCGCTGGGCGGCGAAGGAGGCGGTGCTCAAAGCGTGGGCGACCTCGCGGTTCGCGCGTAGCCCACAGATCGGCGACAACCCGTATCCGCTGATCGAGGTCGTCAACGACGCCTGGGGCAGGCCGAGCATCAAACTGCACGGCCTGGCCGCGGAGTTCCTGCCCCGAGTCCGCGTCCACCTGTCGCTGACCCACGACGGTGACACCGCGGCGGCGATGGTGGTGCTGGAAGACCCAGGCGAATTGGCGGACCTGATCGAAGGCCGAGTAGGTCCCGGAGAACGCAACACCTGA
- a CDS encoding ABC transporter permease: MTTLSPALRVVRTAQDSATMLDRNIRHTLRSPDTMIMTIALPVMILLMFVYVFGGAMEVGRGAYIDYVVPGIILLCAGFGASTTAVALSTDVADGIIDRFRTMAIARSAVLTGHVVESVLRNLLTSGIVIGVALVIGFRPTTDPVRWLGALGLLAMFVFALSWLSAALGLLARNPQAANGFTFVFMFLPYVSSAFVPTESMPTALHAFARNQPVTPVIETLRGLLMGTPIGHSAVLAVLWCAGIGLVGYLGARILFRHRTSA; encoded by the coding sequence ATGACCACTCTGTCCCCGGCCCTGCGAGTCGTGCGCACCGCACAGGACTCGGCCACCATGCTCGACCGCAATATCCGGCACACCCTGCGAAGTCCTGACACGATGATCATGACCATCGCGCTGCCGGTGATGATCCTGCTGATGTTCGTCTACGTCTTCGGCGGTGCGATGGAAGTCGGCCGCGGCGCCTACATCGACTACGTGGTACCCGGAATCATCCTGCTGTGCGCGGGTTTCGGTGCCTCGACCACCGCGGTCGCGTTGTCCACCGATGTCGCCGACGGCATCATCGACCGGTTCCGCACCATGGCCATCGCGCGCTCGGCGGTGCTCACCGGGCATGTCGTCGAGAGCGTGCTGCGCAATCTGCTCACCTCCGGCATCGTGATCGGGGTGGCGTTGGTGATCGGCTTCCGGCCGACCACCGATCCGGTGCGCTGGCTCGGCGCGCTCGGCCTGCTGGCGATGTTCGTGTTCGCGCTGTCGTGGTTGTCCGCGGCGCTGGGCCTGCTCGCCCGGAACCCGCAGGCGGCCAACGGCTTCACCTTCGTGTTCATGTTCTTGCCCTATGTGAGCAGCGCGTTCGTCCCCACCGAGTCGATGCCGACCGCACTGCACGCCTTCGCCCGCAATCAGCCGGTGACCCCGGTCATCGAGACCCTGCGCGGGCTGCTGATGGGCACACCGATCGGTCACAGCGCGGTACTCGCCGTGCTGTGGTGCGCTGGTATCGGCCTGGTCGGCTATCTGGGGGCGCGGATACTGTTCCGGCACCGAACCAGCGCCTGA